One region of Armigeres subalbatus isolate Guangzhou_Male chromosome 3, GZ_Asu_2, whole genome shotgun sequence genomic DNA includes:
- the LOC134221716 gene encoding uncharacterized protein LOC134221716 — protein sequence MILVLRKGSQANGTSYGALAQEVLGESVEVRALHDEVTLQCKQLDEVTTSEEIASAIKDQGGVVVANASIRLRRGPQGTQIATVKLPAIDANKVIKVGKLKIGWSVCPVSLYQPPVVDKCFRCLEPGHKSWACKGPDRSNLCRRCGEEGHKAHTCEKAPSCTLCASRKQEHNHAMGGPACPLSGYTRKPCK from the coding sequence atgatccttgtcTTAAGGAAGGGCTCACAGGCGAACGGTACCTCATATGGAGCGCTAGcccaggaagtcctaggcgagagcgTAGAAGTGAGGGCTCTACACGACGAAGTGACTCTCCAATGCAAgcagctggacgaggtcacgacatCGGAAGAGATCGCCTCGGCCATCAAGGACCAAGGTGGAGTGGTGGTAGCAAATGCGTCCATCCGTCTGCGAAGAGGACCGCAGGGGACGCAGATTGCCACGGTGAAGTTACCGGCCATCGACGCTAACAAGGTGATCAAAGTTGGTAAGCTGAAAATTGGCTGGTCAGTATGTCCAGTCAGCCTCTACCAACCACCGGTAGTCGACAAGTGCTTCCGCTGCCTCGAACCGGGACACAAATCGTGGGCGTGCAAAGGGCCGGATAGGAGTAACCTATGTAGGCGATGCGGCGAAGAGGGTCATAAGGCGCACACGTGCGAGAAAGCACCATCGTGTACGCTATGCGCGAGCAGGAAGCAGGAACATAACCACGCTATGGGTGGACCTGCGTGCCCGTTGAGTGGTTATACgaggaagccgtgcaagtaa